The Vigna angularis cultivar LongXiaoDou No.4 chromosome 9, ASM1680809v1, whole genome shotgun sequence DNA window CTTATTGGTGTTTCGTTAGTATAGATTTTTACCATTTTGCACATATATTTCAGGAAATtcgtttaaaaaatttatagaaCTTGTACATATACTAATTACAGTCTAAAAAGGcaagtaataaaaaatcatttttcttttacaccttttaattttatcactgaaaattatatttataaattttgaaatcaatcTTTTAAGTCCTCCTACCATGCTACATACAATTATCTCAAAACTGACCACGCAGAAATACAACATATTTAATGAGATTACAAAGAAAAGAACCATAAAGATATCACCTGAAAATGAATTTTACAGTAGAAAACACTTTTAACCAATGAATAACCATTTGATCTTTAATCTTCTTAAAAAACTTGATTACAATAGTTTGAAGATTTCCTTACACTCTCGTTCTTCGGTTCttagaatataaaaaagatagAGGATTTAAAGATATATGATATAACgactattttaattgattatcttaaaagtttaattgattaatacGTTTTTCGTAAAGCCCATAAACTGAATTAAgcttatattaataaattaatattagagTTTAGTCGATTAAATGCGAAAGTCAACTTGtctttttatgatatttataatatattaatcaattatattaaattcctAATcggttaaatataaaaattatgctttttatcagtttgcaaaaataatcaattatgaataggacttaattaattaaatgcaAAAATGAGCAATCTTCCCATTGTCTTAATCTAATCGACTAATTTTTAACCTAATAGATTAAATCGACAATTTTTAGAATTATGTTTTGAATCTGATGAAAAGCATTCCCTAAATTAAAACTAATCGATCGATTATCATATTGATTAAGATTCAACTAaggatttattttttactttagacatatattttaaaagacacAAACAAGACTTAATGTTAGTCTAAGACAAAACCCTTGTACTAAAACCTGGAAATCAAAACTAATGTTAGTCTAAGACAAACACTTCTACTAAAACATGGTAATCATAATAAAAACTGCAACAAGTCCTTTCTTTAAGACATGGTAAGAGATTCATCTAATAATCTGAATAACATCTTATATTCAAACTTATTAtccattataaaaaaagtactaACAATGAACAGAAGGAAGCACGTCTGATAATGCACATCATCTTTGTACTATTGGAGTGCAaagaaattacattttatttttcttgtacaaaagaaaaagaaaaaagaaaactgttGTCTCTTCAGTTCAATCTTTCTAACAGATATACACACACAAGCTTATGATACTCTTGAGAAGGTAGAACAGTAGAACTCATTTCTTGGAACTTGAATCTGGAGGATGATGATACATCTGATTATACAGAGCAGCCATCTTACTGTATGCATCCACTGTCTCTGACTGCATCAAGTTATTCTTCTTTAGCATCAACTCTTATATAGAGagagatatataatatatatagatatattttacataactcAATAATTGCATTGTTATCATATAATCAGGAAGGAATCAGAAACAATATAGGGGACTCTTTTAACAAATACATATCTATACAGTTTtgataaaagtatttattttaataaatattcaaaattatcaCAATCATCAAAGTAGTGTTTAGATgttaattttaagataaactataagcttttttaaataaaatgtgcgtaagattataaatattaattattagtttCACCTGTTGCATAAAATATTATCTGTGGTAATCCTAAACTTTTAAGAACATGTgatattatttacattttttaaatttattatattagaatGACACGTGATACTCTTTAAATGATAGTCAATAACcatctaataaattttaaactgaTTGTTAtgcattaaaagaaaattttagaagacatagaaaaaagataattgttttctttttaaggttTATATAATTATACGTTTTAGAATATCAACAATATCTATAATTGCTTTCATTCatttaaaatagaaacataCTTTAGAATATCATAATGAATGTCTCAAAAacttagattaaaataaaacagaataaGTCAAGGAGTGGTAGAAAACAGAATATTGGTTTTTGAGTCTCTCCCCAGACTATCAGTcgtatatataatgttttaaattacaCTTGCTATATCTGAAAAGGTTATTAAATAACTTCTAATTCtcaaatatatgataaaaaaatatataatgcaaCGGATAGACAAAACAAGGCTTAAAATATTGTGTATTCTACATggtatataatattataagcCTAACTAAACAAGAATTTAGTTATCTTAATTTATACACGAAAAGAATTATAAATACATCAGAGTGGTAGAGATTTACTGAATCCCATTAATTTGTAAGCATAAAAAAGTTTGTTGAAACAGTGTGTAAAAGGGGCAATACCTTTTCTAGATCTGCTAGTAATCGATCAGCACATGAAGCCATAGGCATGAAGGGAGGAAGATGGAGCATGGGAGCAATGGTGGGAATGTTCATGTTgttcatattcatattcatattcatatccATATTCATGTTCATATTCATAGCCATGTCTTTACTCATTCTCATTCCCATGCCCATTTGAGCCATCAGCATGGACATCTTAAGTTGTTGCTGTTGCATGGTAATTGGCAGCATCATCGACGAGTACattttcatccaattcatcatTTGCAAATGTGCTTGCAATTGCTTCATGTATTGGATAACCTCATCCAGCATCGAAGCTTTGTCTGTCTGATAAATAAACCAGACCATGCAACACTCTTATTAATGTCGTAAAATATTACATGCATTATATTTCACACAACAAAATTCTCTCCACAAAAGTGTCTATATATCTGGAAACTATTTctattatgttaatttaacaccattttttatcataaaacataaaaaatgtcatgtatatttttttaaatttcacaggtcaatttaaaatatataaatagaactAATCCTTGTTATAAGATGTGAATTTTCTATAATGGTATCAGCAACCTATCCTACCTTAATTTTAACTTCATAAAAAAgtagtaaaattgaattagatttaaaatactGTAAGAAGATAAGGTATGATATGGAAATGGTGGCATGAGCACCGATGACTATTTAAGGAGGATGTTGAGGTGAGTCATGTATGGTCAGTGTTTGGGACTGAGTAGAACTTGAAAAAAGTGTTGGAACATTTTATAATGCGAAAAACCTGGCTCAGTCAGAAGTATTCTTCTTTTTACCTTGCTGGAATTGGGGACCAGCTTTTGCAATTCCTTCATTCTTTGGTTGATCTTATCTCTCCTTCTCTGAAAAGCAAAGACAAAGCGAATCAATGATCAAGAAATTCAAGATAAAATGATACTTTGGTGCACAGAAGAGGAGTCACGTAACCCTTTCAGATTGGTTGTGTACAGCTGAAgcttttattcttttgttggATTCACAAGATCTATCAACTCCAGTTGTCTTACAATCTTCTTCCCGTGcctcactctaacattttccatcacataataattataaacaatcaCCAAATTATTAGCATAAAAAtgtcaataaaacaaaaactccTCATTTGAATTCTGTTCGAAATCTAATTCTTTTGGATTAACTctgaataaaaaacaaactatagtttttttaaatatttaaaagttggtcaaaaaacattttttaaaagatacatctaaacaaactaatttataaacatttaaatacccttttgaaataaaaacctgcttatataaaaaagttatatacttatcattacaatatttaaacattttcattttctttagaAAAACACGTGACTGTATCAATTATTGAGACGATGACATCACGTTGAAATGATACCTATCATGTAAGCATTTGGACAATGTAAACTAAAGAAAGTTTGAAGTTAACAACAAGAAATACAGGAACTAGAAGCGAAAACATAGTATATTTATCcgaacaaaaaatatttaattgattaattgtAGCTGCGAGAATCATTCAAATGAAAGTAATCACTCCTCTTAAATTATACAAACAAACATTCATttcaatcaataaaattttaaaacatgaatcattttaattttaatttttccagcAAATAACCTTTTATATTTGCAAAAGAATAAATGGCTTAATTAATGTAACACTCACAAACTATAATTAAACTGATTtagtatttttgtttcaaatgtATACGAGTCATACCTGCGACCTACGGTGGCTTACGGAATCACGGTAGTCGTTGGCAGTGGTCTCCGTACACTGCTTAACGGAGCTAGTGGTGTTTTCAGGCAAACCCATGGTGGCTGAATTGAAAGTGACGCTCAACTCCCTCGGACAGGTGTCACAACCGCTCATACTGGAGTCTTTGATGCCAGTCAACTCATAGGTTGGGGGACCACGCGCCACCACCCCAGACTCCACGCGCCCAGGGTAACCCTTCTTGCACGCGCCAAACACTGTTCCCTGTTTGGGAAAAGAGGGCACCAAGGCGTCCTTAGTAAGTAACTGGTGGCA harbors:
- the LOC108347090 gene encoding transcription factor UNE10; its protein translation is MSQRVPSCDVDDNTISTPTKFPLISTSNFIAHEVPMLGYKLACKKGQPSTHQHTPANQTTWEIPRTSGTLESIVNHGIAKNCHQLLTKDALVPSFPKQGTVFGACKKGYPGRVESGVVARGPPTYELTGIKDSSMSGCDTCPRELSVTFNSATMGLPENTTSSVKQCTETTANDYRDSVSHRRSQSEAREEDCKTTGVDRSCESNKRIKASAVHNQSERRRRDKINQRMKELQKLVPNSSKTDKASMLDEVIQYMKQLQAHLQMMNWMKMYSSMMLPITMQQQQLKMSMLMAQMGMGMRMSKDMAMNMNMNMDMNMNMNMNNMNIPTIAPMLHLPPFMPMASCADRLLADLEKSETVDAYSKMAALYNQMYHHPPDSSSKK